From a single Larimichthys crocea isolate SSNF chromosome XIII, L_crocea_2.0, whole genome shotgun sequence genomic region:
- the ago4 gene encoding protein argonaute-4 isoform X2: MEALGPGPPAPTSLFQPPRRPGLGTVGKPIRLLANHFQVQIPKIDVYHYDIDIKPEKRPRRVNREVVDTMVRHFKMQIFGDRQPGYDGKRNMYTAHPLPIGRDRVDLEVTLPGEGKDQTFKVSLQWVSVVSLQMLLEALSGHLNEVPEDSVQALDVITRHLPSMRYTPVGRSFFSPPEGYYHPLGGGREVWFGFHQSVRPAMWNMMLNIDVSATAFYRAQPVIEFMCEVLDIQNINEQTKPLTDSQRVKFTKEIRGLKVEVTHCGQMKRKYRVCNVTRRPASHQTFPLQLENGQAMECTVAQYFKQKYNLQLKYPHLPCLQVGQEQKHTYLPLEVCNIVAGQRCIKKLTDNQTSTMIKATARSAPDRQEEISRLVKSNSMVGGPDPYLKEFGIVVHNDMTEVTGRVLPAPMLQYGGRVSTDTGRDCGRGLSPQNKTVATPNQGVWDMRGKQFYAGIEIKVWAVACFAPQKQCREDLLKSFTDQLRKISKDAGMPIQGQPCFCKYAQGADSVEPMFKHLKMSYVGLQLIVVILPGKTPVYAEVKRVGDTLLGMATQCVQVKNVVKTSPQTLSNLCLKINAKLGGINNVLVPHQRPSVFQQPVIFLGADVTHPPAGDGKKPSIAAVVGSMDGHPSRYCATVRVQTSRQDMSQEQLFSQEVIQDLTNMVRELLIQFYKSTRFKPTRIIYYRGGVSEGQMKQVAWPELIAIRKACISLEEDYRPGITYIVVQKRHHTRLFCSDKAERVGKSGNVPAGTTVDSTITHPSEFDFYLCSHAGIQGTSRPSHYHVLWDDNCFTADELQLLTYQLCHTYVRCTRSVSIPAPAYYARLVAFRARYHLVDKDHDSAEGSHVSGQSNGRDPQALAKAVQIHYDTQHTMYFA, from the exons gCCCGCCCGCCCCTACCTCTCTGTTTCAGCCTCCACGGCGTCCCGGCCTTGGCACGGTGGGAAAACCCATCCGGCTCCTTGCCAACCACTTCCAGGTGCAGATTCCCAAGATTGATGTCTATCACTATGATATCGACATCAAGCCTGAGAAACGGCCTCGAAGGGTCAACAG GGAAGTGGTGGACACCATGGTGCGGCACTTCAAGATGCAGATCTTTGGAGACCGACAGCCTGGTTACGATGGGAAGAGGAACATGTACACAGCACATCCACTGCCAATTGGGAGAGACAGG GTGGATCTGGAGGTGACTCTGCCGGGTGAGGGGAAAGATCAGACGTTCAAGGTGTCTCTGCAGTGGGTGTCAGTGGTCAGTCTTCAGATGCTGCTGGAAGCCCTGTCAGGCCACCTTAACGAGGTCCCGGAAGACTCTGTTCAGGCTCTGGATGTCATTACACGGCATCTGCCTTCCATGAG GTATACTCCAGTGGGGCGCTCGTTTTTCTCCCCTCCGGAGGGCTACTACCATCCTCTGGGCGGAGGCAGGGAGGTGTGGTTTGGTTTCCATCAGTCAGTTCGTCCTGCCATGTGGAACATGATGCTCAACATCGATG TGTCGGCGACAGCTTTCTATCGTGCTCAGCCTGTGATAGAGTTCATGTGCGAGGTGCTGGATATACAGAACATCAACGAACAGACCAAACCACTGACTGATTCACAGCGTGTCAAATTTACTAAGGAAATAAGAG GCTTGAAAGTTGAGGTCACACACTGTGGTCAAATGAAGAGGAAGTACCGTGTGTGCAATGTAACACGCCGACCTGCCAGTCACCAAAC GTTCCCCCTACAGCTTGAGAACGGCCAAGCCATGGAGTGCACAGTAGCTCAGTATTTCAAGCAGAAGTACAATCTGCAGCTCAAGTATCCACATTTACCCTGCCTGCAAGTAGGCCAAGAACAGAAGCACACTTACCTTCCCCTGGAG GTCTGTAATATTGTAGCAGGCCAACGCTGCATCAAGAAACTGACAGATAACCAGACATCCACCATGATCAAAGCTACAGCTCGCTCAGCCCccgacagacaggaagagatcAGCAGACTG GTCAAAAGCAACAGCATGGTCGGGGGCCCGGACCCTTACCTGAAGGAATTTGGCATTGTTGTGCACAATGACATGACAGAGGTGACAGGACGTGTTCTCCCAGCACCCATGCTGCAGTATGGGGGCCGGGTGAGTACAGACACAGGGAGGGACTGTGGCAGG GGACTCTCTCCGCAGAACAAAACTGTGGCCACGCCCAACCAGGGCGTGTGGGACATGAGAGGAAAGCAGTTCTACGCCGGCATTGAAATCAAGGTTTGGGCCGTGGCCTGCTTCGCTCCACAGAAACAGTGTCGAGAGGACCTGCTCAA GAGCTTCACTGACCAGCTTCGAAAAATCTCCAAGGATGCTGGCATGCCCATTCAAGGCCAGCCATGTTTCTGTAAATACGCCCAAGGAGCAGACAGCGTGGAGCCCATGTTCAAACACCTCAAGATGTCTTATGTTGGTCTGCAGCTGATTGTGGTCATCCTTCCTGGCAAAACACCAGTCTATG cTGAGGTAAAGCGGGTTGGCGACACTCTCCTTGGCATGGCAACCCAGTGTGTGCAGGTGAAGAACGTAGTGAAGACGTCCCCTCAGACCCTCTCCAACCTGTGCCTCAAGATCAACGCCAAGCTGGGAGGCATCAACAACGTCCTGGTGCCTCATCAGAG GCCCTCTGTGTTCCAGCAGCCTGTCATCTTCCTGGGAGCGGATGTCACACATCCACCAGCGGGTGATGGGAAGAAGCCGTCCATTGCAGCTGTGGTGGGCAGCATGGATGGTCACCCCAGCCGTTACTGCGCCACAGTGCGAGTCCAGACATCTAGGCAGGACATGTCGCAG GAGCAACTCTTCAGCCAGGAGGTAATCCAAGATCTGACCAACATGGTGCGGGAGCTGCTCATCCAGTTCTACAAGTCCACACGCTTCAAGCCCACACGAATCATCTATTATCGTGGCGGCGTGTCAGAGGGACAGATGAAACAG GTCGCGTGGCCGGAGCTGATAGCCATCAGGAAGGCCTGTATCAGTCTGGAGGAAGATTACAGGCCGGGCATCACCTACATAGTCGTTCAGAAACGTCACCACACTCGCCTCTTCTGCTCTGACAAAGCTGAGAGG GTTGGGAAGAGCGGTAATGTCCCAGCAGGCACCACGGTGGACAGCACCATCACACACCCATCCGAGTTCGACTTCTACCTGTGCAGCCATGCTGGGATTCAG GGAACCAGTCGTCCCTCCCACTACCATGTCCTGTGGGATGACAACTGTTTCACTGCCGAtgaactgcagctcctcacCTACCAGCTGTGCCACACCTATGTCCGCTGCACACGTTCCGTCTCCATCCCAGCACCGGCCTACTATGCCAGACTAGTGGCTTTCAGAGCCCGCTATCACCTGGTGGACAAAGACCATGACAG TGCTGAAGGCAGCCACGTGTCTGGTCAAAGTAACGGCCGGGACCCCCAGGCGTTGGCCAAGGCAGTTCAGATCCACTATGATACCCAGCACACCATGTACTTCGCCTGA
- the ago4 gene encoding protein argonaute-4 isoform X1 has protein sequence MEALGPGPPAPTSLFQPPRRPGLGTVGKPIRLLANHFQVQIPKIDVYHYDIDIKPEKRPRRVNREVVDTMVRHFKMQIFGDRQPGYDGKRNMYTAHPLPIGRDRVDLEVTLPGEGKDQTFKVSLQWVSVVSLQMLLEALSGHLNEVPEDSVQALDVITRHLPSMRYTPVGRSFFSPPEGYYHPLGGGREVWFGFHQSVRPAMWNMMLNIDVSATAFYRAQPVIEFMCEVLDIQNINEQTKPLTDSQRVKFTKEIRGLKVEVTHCGQMKRKYRVCNVTRRPASHQTFPLQLENGQAMECTVAQYFKQKYNLQLKYPHLPCLQVGQEQKHTYLPLEVCNIVAGQRCIKKLTDNQTSTMIKATARSAPDRQEEISRLVKSNSMVGGPDPYLKEFGIVVHNDMTEVTGRVLPAPMLQYGGRVSTDTGRDCGRGLSPQNKTVATPNQGVWDMRGKQFYAGIEIKVWAVACFAPQKQCREDLLKSFTDQLRKISKDAGMPIQGQPCFCKYAQGADSVEPMFKHLKMSYVGLQLIVVILPGKTPVYAEVKRVGDTLLGMATQCVQVKNVVKTSPQTLSNLCLKINAKLGGINNVLVPHQRPSVFQQPVIFLGADVTHPPAGDGKKPSIAAVVGSMDGHPSRYCATVRVQTSRQDMSQVTAEQLFSQEVIQDLTNMVRELLIQFYKSTRFKPTRIIYYRGGVSEGQMKQVAWPELIAIRKACISLEEDYRPGITYIVVQKRHHTRLFCSDKAERVGKSGNVPAGTTVDSTITHPSEFDFYLCSHAGIQGTSRPSHYHVLWDDNCFTADELQLLTYQLCHTYVRCTRSVSIPAPAYYARLVAFRARYHLVDKDHDSAEGSHVSGQSNGRDPQALAKAVQIHYDTQHTMYFA, from the exons gCCCGCCCGCCCCTACCTCTCTGTTTCAGCCTCCACGGCGTCCCGGCCTTGGCACGGTGGGAAAACCCATCCGGCTCCTTGCCAACCACTTCCAGGTGCAGATTCCCAAGATTGATGTCTATCACTATGATATCGACATCAAGCCTGAGAAACGGCCTCGAAGGGTCAACAG GGAAGTGGTGGACACCATGGTGCGGCACTTCAAGATGCAGATCTTTGGAGACCGACAGCCTGGTTACGATGGGAAGAGGAACATGTACACAGCACATCCACTGCCAATTGGGAGAGACAGG GTGGATCTGGAGGTGACTCTGCCGGGTGAGGGGAAAGATCAGACGTTCAAGGTGTCTCTGCAGTGGGTGTCAGTGGTCAGTCTTCAGATGCTGCTGGAAGCCCTGTCAGGCCACCTTAACGAGGTCCCGGAAGACTCTGTTCAGGCTCTGGATGTCATTACACGGCATCTGCCTTCCATGAG GTATACTCCAGTGGGGCGCTCGTTTTTCTCCCCTCCGGAGGGCTACTACCATCCTCTGGGCGGAGGCAGGGAGGTGTGGTTTGGTTTCCATCAGTCAGTTCGTCCTGCCATGTGGAACATGATGCTCAACATCGATG TGTCGGCGACAGCTTTCTATCGTGCTCAGCCTGTGATAGAGTTCATGTGCGAGGTGCTGGATATACAGAACATCAACGAACAGACCAAACCACTGACTGATTCACAGCGTGTCAAATTTACTAAGGAAATAAGAG GCTTGAAAGTTGAGGTCACACACTGTGGTCAAATGAAGAGGAAGTACCGTGTGTGCAATGTAACACGCCGACCTGCCAGTCACCAAAC GTTCCCCCTACAGCTTGAGAACGGCCAAGCCATGGAGTGCACAGTAGCTCAGTATTTCAAGCAGAAGTACAATCTGCAGCTCAAGTATCCACATTTACCCTGCCTGCAAGTAGGCCAAGAACAGAAGCACACTTACCTTCCCCTGGAG GTCTGTAATATTGTAGCAGGCCAACGCTGCATCAAGAAACTGACAGATAACCAGACATCCACCATGATCAAAGCTACAGCTCGCTCAGCCCccgacagacaggaagagatcAGCAGACTG GTCAAAAGCAACAGCATGGTCGGGGGCCCGGACCCTTACCTGAAGGAATTTGGCATTGTTGTGCACAATGACATGACAGAGGTGACAGGACGTGTTCTCCCAGCACCCATGCTGCAGTATGGGGGCCGGGTGAGTACAGACACAGGGAGGGACTGTGGCAGG GGACTCTCTCCGCAGAACAAAACTGTGGCCACGCCCAACCAGGGCGTGTGGGACATGAGAGGAAAGCAGTTCTACGCCGGCATTGAAATCAAGGTTTGGGCCGTGGCCTGCTTCGCTCCACAGAAACAGTGTCGAGAGGACCTGCTCAA GAGCTTCACTGACCAGCTTCGAAAAATCTCCAAGGATGCTGGCATGCCCATTCAAGGCCAGCCATGTTTCTGTAAATACGCCCAAGGAGCAGACAGCGTGGAGCCCATGTTCAAACACCTCAAGATGTCTTATGTTGGTCTGCAGCTGATTGTGGTCATCCTTCCTGGCAAAACACCAGTCTATG cTGAGGTAAAGCGGGTTGGCGACACTCTCCTTGGCATGGCAACCCAGTGTGTGCAGGTGAAGAACGTAGTGAAGACGTCCCCTCAGACCCTCTCCAACCTGTGCCTCAAGATCAACGCCAAGCTGGGAGGCATCAACAACGTCCTGGTGCCTCATCAGAG GCCCTCTGTGTTCCAGCAGCCTGTCATCTTCCTGGGAGCGGATGTCACACATCCACCAGCGGGTGATGGGAAGAAGCCGTCCATTGCAGCTGTGGTGGGCAGCATGGATGGTCACCCCAGCCGTTACTGCGCCACAGTGCGAGTCCAGACATCTAGGCAGGACATGTCGCAGGTAACAgct GAGCAACTCTTCAGCCAGGAGGTAATCCAAGATCTGACCAACATGGTGCGGGAGCTGCTCATCCAGTTCTACAAGTCCACACGCTTCAAGCCCACACGAATCATCTATTATCGTGGCGGCGTGTCAGAGGGACAGATGAAACAG GTCGCGTGGCCGGAGCTGATAGCCATCAGGAAGGCCTGTATCAGTCTGGAGGAAGATTACAGGCCGGGCATCACCTACATAGTCGTTCAGAAACGTCACCACACTCGCCTCTTCTGCTCTGACAAAGCTGAGAGG GTTGGGAAGAGCGGTAATGTCCCAGCAGGCACCACGGTGGACAGCACCATCACACACCCATCCGAGTTCGACTTCTACCTGTGCAGCCATGCTGGGATTCAG GGAACCAGTCGTCCCTCCCACTACCATGTCCTGTGGGATGACAACTGTTTCACTGCCGAtgaactgcagctcctcacCTACCAGCTGTGCCACACCTATGTCCGCTGCACACGTTCCGTCTCCATCCCAGCACCGGCCTACTATGCCAGACTAGTGGCTTTCAGAGCCCGCTATCACCTGGTGGACAAAGACCATGACAG TGCTGAAGGCAGCCACGTGTCTGGTCAAAGTAACGGCCGGGACCCCCAGGCGTTGGCCAAGGCAGTTCAGATCCACTATGATACCCAGCACACCATGTACTTCGCCTGA
- the ago4 gene encoding protein argonaute-4 isoform X4, with product MEALGPGPPAPTSLFQPPRRPGLGTVGKPIRLLANHFQVQIPKIDVYHYDIDIKPEKRPRRVNREVVDTMVRHFKMQIFGDRQPGYDGKRNMYTAHPLPIGRDRVDLEVTLPGEGKDQTFKVSLQWVSVVSLQMLLEALSGHLNEVPEDSVQALDVITRHLPSMRYTPVGRSFFSPPEGYYHPLGGGREVWFGFHQSVRPAMWNMMLNIDVSATAFYRAQPVIEFMCEVLDIQNINEQTKPLTDSQRVKFTKEIRGLKVEVTHCGQMKRKYRVCNVTRRPASHQTFPLQLENGQAMECTVAQYFKQKYNLQLKYPHLPCLQVGQEQKHTYLPLEVCNIVAGQRCIKKLTDNQTSTMIKATARSAPDRQEEISRLVKSNSMVGGPDPYLKEFGIVVHNDMTEVTGRVLPAPMLQYGGRVSTDTGRDCGRNKTVATPNQGVWDMRGKQFYAGIEIKVWAVACFAPQKQCREDLLKSFTDQLRKISKDAGMPIQGQPCFCKYAQGADSVEPMFKHLKMSYVGLQLIVVILPGKTPVYAEVKRVGDTLLGMATQCVQVKNVVKTSPQTLSNLCLKINAKLGGINNVLVPHQRPSVFQQPVIFLGADVTHPPAGDGKKPSIAAVVGSMDGHPSRYCATVRVQTSRQDMSQEQLFSQEVIQDLTNMVRELLIQFYKSTRFKPTRIIYYRGGVSEGQMKQVAWPELIAIRKACISLEEDYRPGITYIVVQKRHHTRLFCSDKAERVGKSGNVPAGTTVDSTITHPSEFDFYLCSHAGIQGTSRPSHYHVLWDDNCFTADELQLLTYQLCHTYVRCTRSVSIPAPAYYARLVAFRARYHLVDKDHDSAEGSHVSGQSNGRDPQALAKAVQIHYDTQHTMYFA from the exons gCCCGCCCGCCCCTACCTCTCTGTTTCAGCCTCCACGGCGTCCCGGCCTTGGCACGGTGGGAAAACCCATCCGGCTCCTTGCCAACCACTTCCAGGTGCAGATTCCCAAGATTGATGTCTATCACTATGATATCGACATCAAGCCTGAGAAACGGCCTCGAAGGGTCAACAG GGAAGTGGTGGACACCATGGTGCGGCACTTCAAGATGCAGATCTTTGGAGACCGACAGCCTGGTTACGATGGGAAGAGGAACATGTACACAGCACATCCACTGCCAATTGGGAGAGACAGG GTGGATCTGGAGGTGACTCTGCCGGGTGAGGGGAAAGATCAGACGTTCAAGGTGTCTCTGCAGTGGGTGTCAGTGGTCAGTCTTCAGATGCTGCTGGAAGCCCTGTCAGGCCACCTTAACGAGGTCCCGGAAGACTCTGTTCAGGCTCTGGATGTCATTACACGGCATCTGCCTTCCATGAG GTATACTCCAGTGGGGCGCTCGTTTTTCTCCCCTCCGGAGGGCTACTACCATCCTCTGGGCGGAGGCAGGGAGGTGTGGTTTGGTTTCCATCAGTCAGTTCGTCCTGCCATGTGGAACATGATGCTCAACATCGATG TGTCGGCGACAGCTTTCTATCGTGCTCAGCCTGTGATAGAGTTCATGTGCGAGGTGCTGGATATACAGAACATCAACGAACAGACCAAACCACTGACTGATTCACAGCGTGTCAAATTTACTAAGGAAATAAGAG GCTTGAAAGTTGAGGTCACACACTGTGGTCAAATGAAGAGGAAGTACCGTGTGTGCAATGTAACACGCCGACCTGCCAGTCACCAAAC GTTCCCCCTACAGCTTGAGAACGGCCAAGCCATGGAGTGCACAGTAGCTCAGTATTTCAAGCAGAAGTACAATCTGCAGCTCAAGTATCCACATTTACCCTGCCTGCAAGTAGGCCAAGAACAGAAGCACACTTACCTTCCCCTGGAG GTCTGTAATATTGTAGCAGGCCAACGCTGCATCAAGAAACTGACAGATAACCAGACATCCACCATGATCAAAGCTACAGCTCGCTCAGCCCccgacagacaggaagagatcAGCAGACTG GTCAAAAGCAACAGCATGGTCGGGGGCCCGGACCCTTACCTGAAGGAATTTGGCATTGTTGTGCACAATGACATGACAGAGGTGACAGGACGTGTTCTCCCAGCACCCATGCTGCAGTATGGGGGCCGGGTGAGTACAGACACAGGGAGGGACTGTGGCAGG AACAAAACTGTGGCCACGCCCAACCAGGGCGTGTGGGACATGAGAGGAAAGCAGTTCTACGCCGGCATTGAAATCAAGGTTTGGGCCGTGGCCTGCTTCGCTCCACAGAAACAGTGTCGAGAGGACCTGCTCAA GAGCTTCACTGACCAGCTTCGAAAAATCTCCAAGGATGCTGGCATGCCCATTCAAGGCCAGCCATGTTTCTGTAAATACGCCCAAGGAGCAGACAGCGTGGAGCCCATGTTCAAACACCTCAAGATGTCTTATGTTGGTCTGCAGCTGATTGTGGTCATCCTTCCTGGCAAAACACCAGTCTATG cTGAGGTAAAGCGGGTTGGCGACACTCTCCTTGGCATGGCAACCCAGTGTGTGCAGGTGAAGAACGTAGTGAAGACGTCCCCTCAGACCCTCTCCAACCTGTGCCTCAAGATCAACGCCAAGCTGGGAGGCATCAACAACGTCCTGGTGCCTCATCAGAG GCCCTCTGTGTTCCAGCAGCCTGTCATCTTCCTGGGAGCGGATGTCACACATCCACCAGCGGGTGATGGGAAGAAGCCGTCCATTGCAGCTGTGGTGGGCAGCATGGATGGTCACCCCAGCCGTTACTGCGCCACAGTGCGAGTCCAGACATCTAGGCAGGACATGTCGCAG GAGCAACTCTTCAGCCAGGAGGTAATCCAAGATCTGACCAACATGGTGCGGGAGCTGCTCATCCAGTTCTACAAGTCCACACGCTTCAAGCCCACACGAATCATCTATTATCGTGGCGGCGTGTCAGAGGGACAGATGAAACAG GTCGCGTGGCCGGAGCTGATAGCCATCAGGAAGGCCTGTATCAGTCTGGAGGAAGATTACAGGCCGGGCATCACCTACATAGTCGTTCAGAAACGTCACCACACTCGCCTCTTCTGCTCTGACAAAGCTGAGAGG GTTGGGAAGAGCGGTAATGTCCCAGCAGGCACCACGGTGGACAGCACCATCACACACCCATCCGAGTTCGACTTCTACCTGTGCAGCCATGCTGGGATTCAG GGAACCAGTCGTCCCTCCCACTACCATGTCCTGTGGGATGACAACTGTTTCACTGCCGAtgaactgcagctcctcacCTACCAGCTGTGCCACACCTATGTCCGCTGCACACGTTCCGTCTCCATCCCAGCACCGGCCTACTATGCCAGACTAGTGGCTTTCAGAGCCCGCTATCACCTGGTGGACAAAGACCATGACAG TGCTGAAGGCAGCCACGTGTCTGGTCAAAGTAACGGCCGGGACCCCCAGGCGTTGGCCAAGGCAGTTCAGATCCACTATGATACCCAGCACACCATGTACTTCGCCTGA
- the ago4 gene encoding protein argonaute-4 isoform X5, producing the protein MEALGPGPPAPTSLFQPPRRPGLGTVGKPIRLLANHFQVQIPKIDVYHYDIDIKPEKRPRRVNREVVDTMVRHFKMQIFGDRQPGYDGKRNMYTAHPLPIGRDRVDLEVTLPGEGKDQTFKVSLQWVSVVSLQMLLEALSGHLNEVPEDSVQALDVITRHLPSMRYTPVGRSFFSPPEGYYHPLGGGREVWFGFHQSVRPAMWNMMLNIDVSATAFYRAQPVIEFMCEVLDIQNINEQTKPLTDSQRVKFTKEIRGLKVEVTHCGQMKRKYRVCNVTRRPASHQTFPLQLENGQAMECTVAQYFKQKYNLQLKYPHLPCLQVGQEQKHTYLPLEVCNIVAGQRCIKKLTDNQTSTMIKATARSAPDRQEEISRLVKSNSMVGGPDPYLKEFGIVVHNDMTEVTGRVLPAPMLQYGGRGLSPQNKTVATPNQGVWDMRGKQFYAGIEIKVWAVACFAPQKQCREDLLKSFTDQLRKISKDAGMPIQGQPCFCKYAQGADSVEPMFKHLKMSYVGLQLIVVILPGKTPVYAEVKRVGDTLLGMATQCVQVKNVVKTSPQTLSNLCLKINAKLGGINNVLVPHQRPSVFQQPVIFLGADVTHPPAGDGKKPSIAAVVGSMDGHPSRYCATVRVQTSRQDMSQVTAEQLFSQEVIQDLTNMVRELLIQFYKSTRFKPTRIIYYRGGVSEGQMKQVAWPELIAIRKACISLEEDYRPGITYIVVQKRHHTRLFCSDKAERVGKSGNVPAGTTVDSTITHPSEFDFYLCSHAGIQGTSRPSHYHVLWDDNCFTADELQLLTYQLCHTYVRCTRSVSIPAPAYYARLVAFRARYHLVDKDHDSAEGSHVSGQSNGRDPQALAKAVQIHYDTQHTMYFA; encoded by the exons gCCCGCCCGCCCCTACCTCTCTGTTTCAGCCTCCACGGCGTCCCGGCCTTGGCACGGTGGGAAAACCCATCCGGCTCCTTGCCAACCACTTCCAGGTGCAGATTCCCAAGATTGATGTCTATCACTATGATATCGACATCAAGCCTGAGAAACGGCCTCGAAGGGTCAACAG GGAAGTGGTGGACACCATGGTGCGGCACTTCAAGATGCAGATCTTTGGAGACCGACAGCCTGGTTACGATGGGAAGAGGAACATGTACACAGCACATCCACTGCCAATTGGGAGAGACAGG GTGGATCTGGAGGTGACTCTGCCGGGTGAGGGGAAAGATCAGACGTTCAAGGTGTCTCTGCAGTGGGTGTCAGTGGTCAGTCTTCAGATGCTGCTGGAAGCCCTGTCAGGCCACCTTAACGAGGTCCCGGAAGACTCTGTTCAGGCTCTGGATGTCATTACACGGCATCTGCCTTCCATGAG GTATACTCCAGTGGGGCGCTCGTTTTTCTCCCCTCCGGAGGGCTACTACCATCCTCTGGGCGGAGGCAGGGAGGTGTGGTTTGGTTTCCATCAGTCAGTTCGTCCTGCCATGTGGAACATGATGCTCAACATCGATG TGTCGGCGACAGCTTTCTATCGTGCTCAGCCTGTGATAGAGTTCATGTGCGAGGTGCTGGATATACAGAACATCAACGAACAGACCAAACCACTGACTGATTCACAGCGTGTCAAATTTACTAAGGAAATAAGAG GCTTGAAAGTTGAGGTCACACACTGTGGTCAAATGAAGAGGAAGTACCGTGTGTGCAATGTAACACGCCGACCTGCCAGTCACCAAAC GTTCCCCCTACAGCTTGAGAACGGCCAAGCCATGGAGTGCACAGTAGCTCAGTATTTCAAGCAGAAGTACAATCTGCAGCTCAAGTATCCACATTTACCCTGCCTGCAAGTAGGCCAAGAACAGAAGCACACTTACCTTCCCCTGGAG GTCTGTAATATTGTAGCAGGCCAACGCTGCATCAAGAAACTGACAGATAACCAGACATCCACCATGATCAAAGCTACAGCTCGCTCAGCCCccgacagacaggaagagatcAGCAGACTG GTCAAAAGCAACAGCATGGTCGGGGGCCCGGACCCTTACCTGAAGGAATTTGGCATTGTTGTGCACAATGACATGACAGAGGTGACAGGACGTGTTCTCCCAGCACCCATGCTGCAGTATGGGGGCCGG GGACTCTCTCCGCAGAACAAAACTGTGGCCACGCCCAACCAGGGCGTGTGGGACATGAGAGGAAAGCAGTTCTACGCCGGCATTGAAATCAAGGTTTGGGCCGTGGCCTGCTTCGCTCCACAGAAACAGTGTCGAGAGGACCTGCTCAA GAGCTTCACTGACCAGCTTCGAAAAATCTCCAAGGATGCTGGCATGCCCATTCAAGGCCAGCCATGTTTCTGTAAATACGCCCAAGGAGCAGACAGCGTGGAGCCCATGTTCAAACACCTCAAGATGTCTTATGTTGGTCTGCAGCTGATTGTGGTCATCCTTCCTGGCAAAACACCAGTCTATG cTGAGGTAAAGCGGGTTGGCGACACTCTCCTTGGCATGGCAACCCAGTGTGTGCAGGTGAAGAACGTAGTGAAGACGTCCCCTCAGACCCTCTCCAACCTGTGCCTCAAGATCAACGCCAAGCTGGGAGGCATCAACAACGTCCTGGTGCCTCATCAGAG GCCCTCTGTGTTCCAGCAGCCTGTCATCTTCCTGGGAGCGGATGTCACACATCCACCAGCGGGTGATGGGAAGAAGCCGTCCATTGCAGCTGTGGTGGGCAGCATGGATGGTCACCCCAGCCGTTACTGCGCCACAGTGCGAGTCCAGACATCTAGGCAGGACATGTCGCAGGTAACAgct GAGCAACTCTTCAGCCAGGAGGTAATCCAAGATCTGACCAACATGGTGCGGGAGCTGCTCATCCAGTTCTACAAGTCCACACGCTTCAAGCCCACACGAATCATCTATTATCGTGGCGGCGTGTCAGAGGGACAGATGAAACAG GTCGCGTGGCCGGAGCTGATAGCCATCAGGAAGGCCTGTATCAGTCTGGAGGAAGATTACAGGCCGGGCATCACCTACATAGTCGTTCAGAAACGTCACCACACTCGCCTCTTCTGCTCTGACAAAGCTGAGAGG GTTGGGAAGAGCGGTAATGTCCCAGCAGGCACCACGGTGGACAGCACCATCACACACCCATCCGAGTTCGACTTCTACCTGTGCAGCCATGCTGGGATTCAG GGAACCAGTCGTCCCTCCCACTACCATGTCCTGTGGGATGACAACTGTTTCACTGCCGAtgaactgcagctcctcacCTACCAGCTGTGCCACACCTATGTCCGCTGCACACGTTCCGTCTCCATCCCAGCACCGGCCTACTATGCCAGACTAGTGGCTTTCAGAGCCCGCTATCACCTGGTGGACAAAGACCATGACAG TGCTGAAGGCAGCCACGTGTCTGGTCAAAGTAACGGCCGGGACCCCCAGGCGTTGGCCAAGGCAGTTCAGATCCACTATGATACCCAGCACACCATGTACTTCGCCTGA